In the Actinomycetota bacterium genome, one interval contains:
- a CDS encoding SRPBCC family protein: protein MIDQQHTVRIGRTVDDVFAFVAEPTNEPSWHHDVVDVHTAQSGPLRLGARLDWKVKFLGTKDYQVEVTGFEPNHLIEITTLEGPVKPVVTHLFERDGDATRYTRRVRFKPKGLFRVLEPVLHLMPSPNARWARNLKKVLEET from the coding sequence ATGATCGACCAACAGCACACCGTACGGATCGGACGAACCGTCGACGACGTGTTCGCCTTCGTCGCCGAGCCGACCAACGAGCCGTCGTGGCACCACGACGTCGTCGACGTGCACACAGCCCAATCCGGACCACTGCGGCTCGGTGCAAGGCTGGACTGGAAGGTGAAGTTCCTCGGTACGAAGGACTACCAGGTCGAGGTCACCGGGTTCGAGCCCAACCACCTCATCGAGATCACGACACTCGAAGGTCCGGTCAAACCGGTCGTCACGCACCTGTTCGAGCGAGACGGGGATGCCACCCGCTACACCCGACGGGTCAGGTTCAAGCCAAAGGGCCTGTTCCGTGTCCTCGAGCCGGTCCTGCACCTGATGCCCAGCCCGAATGCCCGCTGGGCTCGCAACCTCAAGAAGGTGCTTGAGGAGACCTGA
- a CDS encoding AAA family ATPase, with protein sequence MELRLLGPLEVVVDGHTVALPGGRIRSLLALLALHARQILPADRLIDELWGGDPPPTASTALQNLVSRLRKLLEPCRGRDDPPTVLVTHAPGYVLAVDHERIDVHRFRRLVEGALDAPAPERAEQLSAALDLWRGPALADFTYEPFAQTPIAALDELRVTALETRIGADLELDRHVEVVAELEELVAAHPLREDLRAHLMVALYRCGRQAEALDGYRTARRQLVDELGMEPGTRLRALEQAVLAQDPNLNAPGSARVADSVVGARPDTDRAWLGTGRRTVTVWFADLSPVATLTSPDADPEAIRPLMHSAHAAARGVVEQHGGRVEGIVGDVAVAVFGLPVAHEDDPLRAVRAAAALQRELKDLAPSSARDCGTGPAVRVGIATGEIVVGDPTAAGVSGPTAGRASRLQQAAREGEVLLADTTRRLVDRAAILEPVDGPSDATADGRVWRLVEPVAAPTSSPPTDTSLVGRTDELARLREALEHTVRRERAALVTVVGEAGVGKSRLARAFADSVTGEARPATGHCRGYGTGITFWPLRELVQDLTDRTGLAGLERLLAAEPHGAAHARLIGAATSLTDEPLRDPGDLFVAVRRLLEVTARREPLAVLVEDVHWAQPTFLDLVEYLAESIRAPVLLLCLARPELADVRPRWMTEVPSGTTIELQPLGSADSRRLVVERLGGHHLAPEAMGHIQAMGQGNPLFLEQLLAAAREEPGSGRTGRELEVPPTVQALLTARLDRLGPAERDLLRCASVIGVDVELDTLQALVPDEARVHLDRHLQVLEDKQLVRRRSSRQGGVGFDFRHVMIQQAAYRSLTHAVRAELHASLAKWVETESGVAVAEAEELAGLHLEQAVHHRRDLGRDDPATEDLAVRAGERLAGAGLRAYARFDVPAAENLLSRARALLPADHPQRLAVLRRLTEAYPVMGRPDEAADCFEELLDLVERDGDEATSRGVRLEQVRFRMITGPDPIPMSAIQQQVQEALAAFEREGDDVRVSQAHYLLGTIHLRAGRIEELAEVAWRGIERARRTDDLRERLGAPWWVVFHLLHGPTPVPECIRACDEVMDVGGLNHLGVVAALGRFRAMTGEVDEGRRLVVRARELLRERIRLPRPLSFIGQQRAGVELLAGDRAAAVAALEEALEVARQVTARDEAAQIASGLSLLKSRSGHAEAAARLATFASEQAPAEGVIAQALARAAEGRALADHHDHTGAERLVRQAITGVPDRLLPLRALLHETLAEILELAGDEAGTDVAREEAATLHARKGNLVAAQLVTR encoded by the coding sequence GTGGAGCTGCGGCTGCTCGGGCCGTTGGAGGTTGTCGTCGACGGCCATACGGTGGCGTTGCCGGGCGGGCGGATTCGGTCGCTGCTCGCGCTGCTGGCCCTGCACGCCCGACAGATACTGCCGGCTGATCGGCTGATAGACGAACTCTGGGGTGGTGACCCGCCGCCGACGGCCAGCACGGCGCTCCAGAACCTCGTGTCGAGGCTGCGGAAGCTTCTAGAGCCGTGCCGGGGCAGGGACGACCCGCCAACCGTCCTGGTCACGCATGCGCCCGGGTACGTGCTGGCGGTCGACCACGAACGCATCGACGTCCACCGGTTTCGCCGGCTGGTCGAGGGCGCGCTGGACGCGCCGGCGCCGGAGCGTGCCGAGCAACTGTCGGCCGCACTCGACCTGTGGCGCGGGCCAGCGCTGGCCGACTTCACCTACGAGCCGTTCGCGCAGACGCCGATCGCCGCCCTCGACGAGCTGCGCGTGACCGCGCTGGAGACGCGCATCGGCGCCGACCTGGAGCTCGACCGCCACGTGGAGGTGGTGGCCGAGCTGGAGGAGCTGGTGGCCGCACACCCGCTGCGCGAGGACCTACGGGCCCATCTCATGGTCGCGCTATACCGGTGCGGACGGCAGGCCGAGGCCCTCGATGGTTACCGAACGGCCCGCCGGCAGCTTGTCGATGAGCTGGGGATGGAACCGGGCACGCGCCTTCGCGCGCTGGAACAGGCAGTCCTCGCCCAGGACCCGAACCTCAATGCCCCGGGATCCGCTCGTGTCGCCGACAGCGTCGTCGGCGCCCGGCCCGATACCGATAGAGCCTGGCTCGGGACCGGCCGCCGGACCGTCACCGTGTGGTTCGCGGACCTGTCGCCCGTGGCGACCCTGACGTCTCCCGATGCTGATCCCGAGGCAATCCGGCCCCTGATGCATAGTGCCCACGCCGCCGCTCGGGGCGTGGTCGAGCAGCACGGTGGCCGTGTCGAGGGGATCGTCGGCGACGTGGCCGTGGCCGTGTTCGGGTTGCCGGTGGCGCACGAGGATGACCCCCTGCGTGCCGTGCGCGCCGCCGCGGCGTTGCAGCGCGAACTCAAGGACCTCGCCCCGTCCTCGGCGCGTGACTGTGGCACGGGACCCGCCGTGCGCGTGGGGATCGCCACCGGCGAGATCGTCGTCGGCGACCCGACGGCTGCCGGCGTGTCCGGGCCGACCGCGGGCCGCGCGTCGCGGCTCCAGCAGGCCGCGCGCGAGGGTGAGGTGCTGCTGGCGGACACGACCCGCCGACTGGTCGACCGCGCTGCCATCCTCGAGCCTGTGGACGGTCCCTCCGACGCCACCGCAGATGGTCGGGTGTGGCGGCTGGTGGAGCCGGTCGCAGCGCCCACATCCTCGCCGCCGACCGACACCTCGCTCGTCGGCCGGACGGATGAACTGGCCCGTTTGCGGGAGGCGCTCGAGCACACCGTCCGCAGGGAACGGGCCGCGCTCGTGACCGTCGTCGGCGAGGCGGGCGTGGGCAAGTCCCGGCTGGCCCGGGCGTTCGCCGACTCGGTGACCGGCGAGGCACGCCCGGCGACCGGCCACTGTCGCGGATACGGCACGGGCATCACCTTCTGGCCCCTTCGGGAGCTGGTGCAGGACCTCACCGACCGGACGGGGCTGGCGGGGCTCGAACGGCTGCTGGCGGCCGAGCCCCACGGAGCCGCGCACGCCCGGCTGATCGGGGCCGCCACCTCCCTGACCGACGAGCCCCTGCGTGATCCGGGCGACCTGTTCGTGGCCGTACGGCGGCTGCTCGAGGTGACCGCACGCCGCGAGCCACTGGCCGTGCTGGTCGAGGACGTCCACTGGGCACAGCCGACCTTCCTCGACCTCGTCGAGTACCTGGCCGAATCGATCCGGGCACCGGTGCTGTTGCTGTGCCTCGCCCGTCCCGAGCTCGCGGACGTGCGGCCTCGGTGGATGACCGAGGTGCCGTCTGGCACGACGATCGAGCTGCAGCCACTCGGATCCGCGGACAGCCGCCGGCTTGTCGTCGAACGCCTGGGCGGTCACCACCTTGCCCCGGAGGCGATGGGTCACATCCAGGCCATGGGCCAGGGCAACCCCCTGTTCCTGGAGCAGCTGCTGGCGGCCGCCCGGGAGGAGCCGGGGTCCGGCCGGACCGGCCGGGAGCTGGAGGTTCCACCGACCGTCCAGGCCCTGCTCACGGCCCGGCTCGACCGCTTGGGCCCTGCGGAACGTGACCTGCTGCGGTGCGCCTCGGTGATCGGTGTCGACGTCGAGCTGGACACGCTCCAGGCCCTGGTTCCCGACGAGGCGCGGGTGCACCTCGACCGTCACCTGCAGGTGCTGGAGGACAAGCAGCTGGTCCGCCGCCGCAGCAGCCGACAGGGTGGAGTCGGCTTCGACTTCCGGCACGTCATGATCCAGCAGGCCGCCTACCGCAGCCTCACCCACGCGGTCCGGGCCGAGCTCCACGCGAGTCTGGCGAAGTGGGTCGAGACGGAGTCCGGCGTGGCGGTGGCGGAGGCCGAGGAACTCGCCGGCCTGCACCTCGAGCAGGCGGTCCACCACCGCCGCGACCTCGGCCGGGATGATCCCGCCACGGAGGACCTGGCCGTCAGGGCGGGCGAGCGGCTGGCCGGGGCCGGGCTGCGGGCGTACGCACGCTTCGACGTGCCGGCTGCCGAGAACCTGCTGTCGCGCGCGCGTGCGCTGCTGCCGGCGGACCATCCGCAGCGTCTGGCGGTGCTGCGACGGCTGACCGAGGCGTACCCGGTGATGGGTCGACCCGACGAGGCCGCGGACTGCTTCGAGGAGCTGCTGGACCTCGTCGAACGCGACGGTGACGAGGCGACGTCGCGGGGCGTGCGGCTGGAGCAGGTCCGGTTCCGCATGATCACCGGCCCGGACCCGATCCCGATGTCCGCGATCCAGCAGCAGGTCCAGGAGGCGCTGGCCGCCTTCGAGCGCGAGGGCGACGACGTCCGGGTGTCCCAGGCCCACTACCTGCTGGGCACCATCCACCTGCGCGCCGGCCGTATTGAGGAGCTGGCCGAGGTGGCGTGGCGTGGCATCGAGCGGGCTCGTCGCACGGACGACCTCCGGGAACGGCTGGGCGCTCCCTGGTGGGTCGTGTTCCACCTCCTCCACGGCCCCACGCCCGTGCCCGAGTGCATCCGCGCCTGTGATGAGGTCATGGACGTGGGTGGGCTCAACCACCTCGGGGTGGTGGCTGCGCTGGGACGGTTCCGGGCGATGACCGGGGAGGTCGACGAGGGCCGGCGGCTGGTCGTACGTGCGCGAGAGCTGCTGCGCGAACGGATCCGCCTCCCCCGCCCGCTGTCCTTCATCGGGCAGCAACGGGCCGGCGTGGAGCTGTTGGCCGGCGATCGCGCTGCCGCGGTCGCCGCCCTGGAGGAGGCACTGGAGGTGGCCCGGCAGGTGACGGCGCGGGACGAGGCGGCGCAGATCGCCTCCGGTCTGTCGCTCCTCAAGTCCCGCAGTGGGCACGCCGAGGCAGCGGCACGGCTGGCGACCTTCGCGTCCGAGCAGGCCCCGGCCGAGGGCGTGATCGCGCAGGCGCTGGCGCGTGCGGCCGAGGGCCGCGCCCTCGCCGACCACCACGACCACACGGGAGCCGAGCGGTTGGTGCGCCAGGCCATCACCGGCGTGCCCGACCGCCTGCTGCCGCTCCGCGCACTGCTCCACGAGACCCTGGCCGAGATCCTGGAGCTCGCTGGGGACGAGGCAGGCACGGACGTCGCACGAGAGGAGGCCGCCACCCTGCACGCCCGCAAGGGCAACCTCGTAGCTGCTCAACTCGTCACACGGTGA